The window TTTGAGGGCCTCAACCAGGCAGGCTTTCTTGAGAAAGATCTGATCGTAGTGCTCAACGACAATGAGATGTCCATTGCACCGAATGTGGGGGCCCTTTCTTCTTTTCTCAGCCGCAAGAAAACGAGCAAGATCGCCCATCATTTCAAGAAAGAGATCGAAAGCCTGCTCAATTCCATTCCAGGGATAGGCAGCAATATACTCCAGCTGGTCAAAAGGGGTGAGGACTCGTTCATGAGTTTCTTTACTCCCGGGATGTTATTTGAGGCTCTCAAGTTCGAATACATTGGACCTATCCGCGGCCACCGGCTGAGCAAGCTCATCGAGGCGTTTGCCAATGTTCAGCATCTCGAAGGGCCAGTGCTGGTGCATGTGCTAACCACCAAGGGCAAGGGCTACCAACCGGCTGAATGCAATCCCGCCAAGTTTCATGGTCTGGGCTCCTTCAAGGTGCGCACCGGAGCCCCTCGCAGCGAGACAGCTGCACCATCCTACACCAGGATTTTTGGTGAAACCCTGGCAAAATTCGCAGCAGAAGATGAGCGCATTGTGGCAATTACTGCTGCCATGCCTGAAGGGACGGGCCTGAGTGAGTTTGCCAGACTCTATCCCGATCGCTTCTTCGATGTGGGCATCTGCGAGCAGCACGCCGTAACTTTCGCCGCCGGTCTGGCCCTGGAAGGCTTCAAACCTGTGGTGGCCATCTACAGCACCTTTCTCCAGCGCGGCTTTGATCAGGTGATTCACGACATCTGCCTGCAGAACATAGCGGTTGTCTTTGCCATGGACCGCGCTGGTCTTGTGGGAGAAGACGGCCCCACTCATCATGGACTATTCGATCTTTCATATCTCCGCTGTATTCCCCGGATGGTGATCATGGCCCCTGCTGATGAGAACGAACTGCAGCGCATGTTGAAGACGGCTCTGGAGTACGACGGTCCCATAGCATTGCGCTACCCCCGGGGCAGTGCGCAGGGTGTGCCGCTGCAGGATCCTGTCACGCCGGTGGAAATCGGCAAAGCCAAGGTGATTCGGCAGGGAAAAGACCTGGCGATCTTGGCCATAGGCAATCGCGTGGCGACTGCTGCGGAGGCTGCCGGAGTATTGGCTGCAGAGGGAATCGAGGCTGCGGTGGTAAACTGTAGATTCGTGAAACCTCTGGATAGAGAAGTTGTCTTGCGCATGGCTTCAGACACAGGCAAGCTGATCACCGTGGAAGAAAATGTCCTGCAAGGAGGATTTGGCAGCGCGGTCCTTGAGACGCTGGCAGACGACGGGCATCCTGCAGTTCGTGTTGTCCGGCTGGGGATTGGCGATCAGTTTGTGGAACACGGTTCTCAGGCCATTCAGCGAAAACGCAGCGGCATAGACAGCGGCGCCATCATCAGGGCCGCAAGGGCGCTGGTCAGAGAAAATGACAAAGGAGAAGCTGCGTCTGGATAAGCTCCTGGTAAGGCGGGGATTGGCGGCTAGCCGCCAAAGAGCACAGGCCCTTATTCTTGCCGGCAAAGTGCTGGTAGATGGGCAAAGGTTGGACAAGGCTGGTCAGCGGGTTGCGGCCGCTGTGGAAATAAAAGTCCTGGAGTCAGAGGAGGATGCCTACGTAAGCAGAGGCGGGCTCAAACTGGCGGCTGCTCTAGATCATTTTGGCCTTGCCGTGGCCGGGCTGACAGTCATGGATGTGGGCGCCTCAACCGGTGGCTTTACCGATTGTTTGCTCAAACGGGGTGCTAGAAGAGTCTATGCGGTGGATGTTGGCTATGGACAGCTTGCCTGGAAGCTGCGGCAGGATGAGCGGGTGGTGGTCCTGGAGCGCTGCAATGTACGCTATCTCAGTAAAGACCTGGTGCCAGAGACAGTGGATCTGGTGACCATTGATGTCTCATTTATTTCTTTGAAGAAAGTAATTCCCAGTGTGACACCTTTCAGCAAAGATGGCGGCCTGCTGCTGGCGCTCATCAAGCCTCAATTCGAGGTGGGACGCAGCCAGGTGGGAAAGGGCGGCGTTGTACGAGATCCTGAACTGCACAACAAAGTAGTTGCCGAGGTGAGTCAGTTCTGCCTCGACCTAGGGCTGCAGGTCAAGGGAACGGTTGAATCCAGCCTGCTGGGTCCGAAGGGAAATCGTGAGTTCTTCTTACTTGCAAAGAGGGCAGGCGGGTAAGGCATAATAGATCAGGGAGTAAACACCCCGGTATTCGGGGCGGCTCAGACTCAGAGGATTGACTACATCCAGTGAAGCTACGTCTCATTCTGGTGGGAAAGGTCAGGGAACCTTACCTTCAAGAAGGCATTGCCAGTTACCTGCAGCGGCTCAACCGTTATTTGCCGGTAACGGTCACGGTTGTCAAAGCAGAACGGCTGACAAAGTCAAACCCGCCAGAGAGGATAGTGGACCTCGA of the Deltaproteobacteria bacterium genome contains:
- a CDS encoding 1-deoxy-D-xylulose-5-phosphate synthase, translated to MAKKEQEKASLLSRINSPADLKVLSLKELEQLAAEIRTEIICTVAQNGGHLAANLGTVELTLALHRVFDAPRDVIIWDVGHQAYTHKLITGRREQFHTLRQHGGISGFPRRTESPYDTFGTGHASTSISAALGFATGRHMKGEGGRVVAVIGDGSMTGGMAFEGLNQAGFLEKDLIVVLNDNEMSIAPNVGALSSFLSRKKTSKIAHHFKKEIESLLNSIPGIGSNILQLVKRGEDSFMSFFTPGMLFEALKFEYIGPIRGHRLSKLIEAFANVQHLEGPVLVHVLTTKGKGYQPAECNPAKFHGLGSFKVRTGAPRSETAAPSYTRIFGETLAKFAAEDERIVAITAAMPEGTGLSEFARLYPDRFFDVGICEQHAVTFAAGLALEGFKPVVAIYSTFLQRGFDQVIHDICLQNIAVVFAMDRAGLVGEDGPTHHGLFDLSYLRCIPRMVIMAPADENELQRMLKTALEYDGPIALRYPRGSAQGVPLQDPVTPVEIGKAKVIRQGKDLAILAIGNRVATAAEAAGVLAAEGIEAAVVNCRFVKPLDREVVLRMASDTGKLITVEENVLQGGFGSAVLETLADDGHPAVRVVRLGIGDQFVEHGSQAIQRKRSGIDSGAIIRAARALVRENDKGEAASG
- a CDS encoding TlyA family RNA methyltransferase, with product MTKEKLRLDKLLVRRGLAASRQRAQALILAGKVLVDGQRLDKAGQRVAAAVEIKVLESEEDAYVSRGGLKLAAALDHFGLAVAGLTVMDVGASTGGFTDCLLKRGARRVYAVDVGYGQLAWKLRQDERVVVLERCNVRYLSKDLVPETVDLVTIDVSFISLKKVIPSVTPFSKDGGLLLALIKPQFEVGRSQVGKGGVVRDPELHNKVVAEVSQFCLDLGLQVKGTVESSLLGPKGNREFFLLAKRAGG